A section of the Falco rusticolus isolate bFalRus1 chromosome Z, bFalRus1.pri, whole genome shotgun sequence genome encodes:
- the ZBTB7C gene encoding zinc finger and BTB domain-containing protein 7C encodes MANGIEDLIGIPFPNHSSEVLCGLNEQRHDGLLCDVILIVQDQEYRTHRSVLAACSKYFKKLFTTGTLTDQPYVYEIDFVKPEALSAILEFAYTSTLTITTSNVKHILSAAKMLEIQCIINVCLEIMEPDREAEQEDDKEDEDDDEDEDEGEEEEEEEVENFVGQENLTDVQEVSCHQSPSKSDLTEEAYTEAPRDFPNHYPASNSSGHLGMIRDFSIESLLRENLYPKASIPERRPALSPFAPSFFPHLWNGDFSSFSQLEEPQVDNGPLDLVIKKRKIKEEEEKEDLPPPPFPNDFFKDMFTNTPAAPLGRIKAETDYSAYLNFLSATQFGGVFPPWPLKEERKIKPKASQQCPICNKVIMGAGKLPRHMRTHTGEKPYMCNICEVRFTRQDKLKIHMRKHTGERPFLCIHCNAKFVHNYDLKNHMRIHTGVRPYQCEFCYKSFTRSDHLHRHIKRQSCRIARPRRGRKPAAWRAASLLFAPGGPPVEKSFMMPPTLEEMSGHLGGAAMCLPGPSPKHFLSGAETPFSLQELESQFEETQMELFRRAQLDMERNAGIFAFALGHNENLAAQPFFPLPDPWSTGFSGLAGLGHVAPISETSN; translated from the exons ATGGCCAATGGCATTGAAGATCTTATCGGGATCCCATTCCCGAACCACAGCAGTGAAGTCTTATGTGGTTTAAATGAGCAGCGGCATGATGGTCTCCTCTGCGATGTCATCCTCATTGTACAGGACCAGGAGTACCGGACCCATCGGTCTGtccttgctgcctgcagcaagtACTTCAAAAAACTCTTCACTACTGGCACTTTAACAGACCAGCCCTATGTTTACGAGATTGACTTTGTCAAGCCTGAAGCACTTTCTGCCATCCTGGAGTTTGCCTACACCTCAACCCTCACCATCACCACCTCAAATGTCAAGCACATCCTCAGCGCTGCCAAGATGCTGGAGATACAGTGCATTATCAACGTATGCCTTGAAATCATGGAGCCCGACAGAGAGGCGGAGCAGGAAGATGACAAAGaggatgaagatgatgatgaagatgaagatgaaggggaagaagaggaggaggaagaagtggaaAATTTTGTCGGTCAGGAGAACCTAACCGATGTCCAAGAAGTAAGCTGTCACCAAAGCCCTTCGAAGTCTGATCTTACCGAAGAAGCATATACGGAAGCACCTAGAGATTTTCCAAATCACTACCCAGCCAGTAACTCCTCTGGACACTTGGGCATGATACGGGACTTCTCCATCGAGTCCTTGCTGAGGGAAAACTTGTACCCTAAGGCGAGCATCCCAGAAAGGAGGCCAGCTCTCTCTCCTTTCGCCCCTAGCTTCTTCCCTCATCTATGGAATGGCGATTTTAGCTCCTTCTCCCAGCTCGAGGAGCCACAAGTAGACAACGGCCCCTTGGATCTGGTGATCAAAAAGAGGAAGAtcaaggaagaggaggagaaggaagaccTGCCTCCGCCTCCTTTCCCTAATGACTTCTTCAAGGACATGTTTACCAacaccccagcagctcccttaGGGCGTATTAAGGCAGAGACTGACTATAGCGCTTATCTCAATTTCCTAAGCGCTACCCAGTTTGGAGGAGTTTTTCCCCCATGGCCCctgaaggaggagaggaagataAAACCCAAGGCGTCCCAGCAATGTCCCATCTGTAACAAAGTCATCATGGGAGCCGGCAAGCTGCCCAGGCACATGAGGACCCACACGGGAGAGAAGCCGTATATGTGCAATATCTGTGAAGTTCGCTTTACCAG gcaGGACAAGCTCAAAATCCACATGCGGAAGCACACGGGAGAGCGGCCGTTCCTGTGCATCCACTGCAACGCCAAATTTGTGCACAACTATGACCTGAAGAACCACATGCGCATCCACACAGGCGTGCGGCCCTACCAGTGTGAGTTCTGCTACAAAAGCTTCACCCGCTCTGACCACCTCCACCGCCACATCAAACGCCAGAGCTGCCGGATCGCACGGCCCCGGCGAGGACGCAAGCCAGCAGCATGGAGGGCGGCCAGTTTGCTCTTTGCTCCTGGTGGGCCACCAGTGGAGAAGAGCTTCATGATGCCACCGACGCTGGAGGAGATGAGTGGCCACCTTGGCGGTGCGGCCATGTGCCTTCCCGGCCCCAGCCCCAAGCACTTTCTGAGCGGGGCCGAGACCCCCTtcagcctgcaggagctggagagcCAGTTTGAAGAAACCCAGATGGAACTCTTCAGGCGAGCCCAGCTAGACATGGAGAGGAACGCGGGCATCTTTGCCTTCGCCCTGGGCCATAACGAAAACCTCGCTGCCCAacccttcttccccctccccgaTCCTTGGAGCACAGGCTTCAGCGGCTTGGCAGGGCTCGGCCACGTGGCTCCCATCTCTGAGACGAGCAACTAA